One Spinacia oleracea cultivar Varoflay chromosome 4, BTI_SOV_V1, whole genome shotgun sequence DNA segment encodes these proteins:
- the LOC110783401 gene encoding protein FLOWERINGUS T produces the protein MSRTHRDALVVGRVVGDVLDPFNKSVNMRVRYANRDVSNGCEFRPSEVVSQPRVEIGGDDLRTFYTLVMVDPDAPSPSNPHLREYLHWLVTDIPGTTDVSYGQELVCYESPSPTAGIHRFVFVLYRQLGRQTVYPPGWRQNFKTRDFAEIYNLGLPVAAVYFNCQREGGSGGRRL, from the exons ATGTCTAGAACACATAGAGATGCACTTGTCGTCGGTCGGGTTGTCGGTGATGTTTTGGATCCCTTCAATAAGAGTGTAAATATGCGTGTTAGATACGCCAATAGAGATGTTAGTAATGGATGTGAATTTAGGCCATCTGAGGTTGTTAGCCAACCAAGAGTAGAGATTGGAGGTGACGACCTTAGAACTTTCTATACCTTG GTGATGGTGGACCCCGATGCTCCTAGCCCAAGTAACCCACACTTGAGGGAGTACTTGCATTG GTTGGTGACTGATATTCCCGGGACCACAGATGTTTCCTATG gtCAAGAGTTGGTTTGCTATGAGAGCCCAAGCCCAACAGCAGGGATACATCGATTTGTATTCGTGCTATATCGACAACTTGGAAGACAAACCGTTTATCCTCCTGGTTGGCGCCAAAACTTCAAGACTAGAGACTTTGCTGAAATATACAACCTCGGCTTACCCGTTGCTGCCGTTTATTTCAACTGCCAGAGGGAGGGAGGCTCTGGTGGAAGAAGACTGTGA
- the LOC110783272 gene encoding uncharacterized mitochondrial protein AtMg00810-like, with translation MVDEYDALIKNKTWELVPHPNDVNLIRSMWIFRHKKKYYGSFERYKARLVGDGRSQQVGADCDETFSPVIKPATIRAVLSIALSHSWPMHQLDVMNAFLHGNLNETVYMHQPMGFRDPKYPNHVCLLKKSLYGQSPRAWYQRFADYVFTIGFSHSRADHSLFINCRGSDIAYILLYVDDIILTASSDALRKSIMSLLSAEFAMKDLGPLSYFLGISITRTSGGLFISQKNYATDIIERAGMTSCKSSHTPVDTKAKLGASAGPSYGDPTHYRQLAGALQYLTFTRPDISYVVQQVCLHMHDPKVEHMNALKRIVRYIQGTIDLGLHLYKSSIASLVSYTDAYWGGCPDTRRSTSGYCIFLGDNLLSWSSKQQPTLSKSSVEAEYRGVANVVFESCWLQNLLLELRCPIRKDTLVYCDNVSAIYLLR, from the coding sequence ATGGTTGATGAATATGATGCTCTAATTAAAAATAAGACGTGGGAATTAGTACCGCATCCTAATGATGTGAATCTTATTCGTTCTATGTGGATTTTTAGGCATAAAAAGAAATATTATGGTTCTTTTGAGCGGTATAAGGCCCGTCTTGTAGGTGATGGAAGGTCTCAACAGGTTGGAGCGGATTGCGACGAAACTTTTAGCCCGGTTATCAAACCGGCAACTATTCGGGCCGTGTTGAGTATAGCACTGTCACATTCGTGGCCCATGCATCAGTTGGATGTCATGAATGCCTTCCTTCATGGAAATCTTAATGAGACAGTTTATATGCATCAACCCATGGGTTTTCGGGATCCGAAATACCCAAATCATGTGTGTCTATTGAAGAAGTCATTGTATGGGCAATCCCCACGTGCCTGGTACCAACGGTTTGCTGACTATGTTTTCACCATTGGCTTCTCCCATAGCCGAGCTGATCACTCACTTTTTATCAATTGTCGTGGTTCTGACATTGCTTATATTCTtctatatgttgatgatatcatTCTCACAGCTTCTTCAGATGCTCTCAGAAAATCCATCATGTCTCTTCTCAGTGCCGAATttgcaatgaaggacttaggtccTTTGAGCTATTTTTTGGGTATTTCTATTACCCGCACTTCAGGTGGCTTGTTTATCTCTCAGAAGAACTATGCAACAGATATTATTGAGCGTGCAGGCATGACTTCCTGCAAATCGAGTCACACTCCCGTAGACACCAAGGCCAAGCTTGGTGCCTCGGCTGGGCCATCTTATGGGGATCCTACACACTACAGGCAACTAGCAGGTGCATTGCAGTATCTCACATTTACCAGGCCAGACATCTCTTATGTTGTTCAACAGGTGTGTTTACACATGCATGATCCGAAAGTCGAGCATATGAATGCTCTCAAGCGTATTGTGCGCTACATTCAAGGTACTATTGATCTTGGGCTCCATCTGTATAAGTCTTCTATTGCATCCCTAGTCTCTTATACAGATGCATATTGGGGTGGGTGTCCAGACACTCGTCGCTCCACATCCGGTTACTGTATTTTTCTTGGTGATAATCTGTTGTCATGGTCCTCAAAACAGCAACCTACATTGTCCAAATCAAGTGTCGAGGCAGAATATCGTGGTGTGGCAAATGTAGTTTTTGAATCTTGTTGGCTTCAAAACTTACTTTTGGAGCTCCGTTGTCCCATCCGGAAAGATACATTGGTTTATTGTGATAATGTTAGTGCCATCTATCTCCTCCGGTAA